The sequence TAATGATTTGTGGAACACACAAACACTAGCAGGTAGCAAACATAAACACACCTTTTTAGCTTTGCCTTTAGTGGTCTGGAATTGCTGCCAGGCATTCTGCCTCTTATTTTGTGTAACTTCTTTTGCTTCCATGCGCATTTTGGACTTAAATGCATGTATCTTTTTACGCTTTGCAGCTTTctgcagaaaaagaaaaacaaaattatattaataatcaACAGCTAAACTACAAGAACACGGAAAATCATAGTGATAAGGGATGGCAAATTTTCCAGAAACCCCATCATGGGTCCTATCCTCAACCTAATGGAGGGCATAAAGGGAGTTCCTGGATGCATTTAAACAAATTAGTAATAGGCTATGGATATTTCAAGATAAAGGATTGAGGACACGTCCAGGGATTGACCAACACCCACCCCAATTTACCtacataaatattatatatatatatatatgtggttaTCTACCAACTTTTTCTCAAAATTCGTGTCATTCTCAAGTGATACTCTTTTATGGGACGAAGTGTATTTTAAAaggagtttttattttagtccatccctaatatatatatatatatatatatatatatatatatatatagggttagattATAGTGAgaatgctatttttcgtgagaaatgagaatactGCATAAGTCAATACATAGTGTTGCATAAGGTGCTTGTAACGACTGAATAGCagtattcaattaattaataaaattttcgctccctcccgGATTCAAACCCAACCCAGGTAAATTTTCGCCCCCTCTAAGTAAATATCAACCATAAGATTGAAAATCTAacattacaaatatatatatatatatatatatatatatatatatatataggaaatagATCATATGGATCCTATTGATTCTCGTGGTACCATAGATATCCTTAACAATACATTGTGTTGAACACAAAAgtgtatatatgaattttaaagcACATAAATGCATTAACACAAACACATTAATGCATATATGTACACATAAtacattataaaaaaaaatacatgattATTTATGTATTAATGCATTATTATATACACAAAAATGCAAGGGATCTATGTTACTACGGGATTACTGAGATACAATTATGTCACCACCTATTAACCAATTTTCAATTATGTCACTTTTAAAGTGTTGCAAATAAATATGCAACCTATTGATTTGTCACAAATGGGATCACCCCCAACTTTTCCGATGATTGGAATTATGACTCGGCTTTCGTTTTATCCACTCAGACTGATCTTTTTTGATGTGGACATACTATTGCAACATTGCATcagaatgaagaagaagaagaaaaaaaaaatagaagccACATCACATTTTCAATAGccgaaaaaattgggggtgtAACTGCAAATCCAtatattgttaattttttaCACTTTAAAAGTGGTTGTAATTGCAAATTGGGTTATAGGTGATGattttatatgcaattaactcttaagggtgtgttctctttgatggataaatttataatgggaaaatgaaggataacaaCAATTTAAGCTTTTAAATGCCTCCTTTtgtttccctcattttctacaaaagagaagttcgtCATTTTTCATTCCTTCTTTctacttcaaggagggataatattatcacaccaaaaatagagtgataatattataactccttgaagtgaaaagaaggaatgaaaaaatggtgaacttctctttagTAGAAAATGAGGGGAAAAAAGAAGGcatttaaaagcataaatttttgttctctccttttcccatgataaacttatccatcaaagagaacacaaCCTTATAGTATCTATTTACGTACACTGACTTATTTGATGAACTATGGTGATTGGATATGGTAAAGAAATTAATTCATACAACTTCACAAGATCTGATTGGTGGTTGGATACACAAATTTCAATAATTAGTTATTTCTTACAATGTATATATGGAAAATGTGATAGTAGGCTATATGGTAGTGTATGACTACCAATCCTCCAATAGAAATGGGGAATAATCATATCTGACCCATAGCCTCTAAAAATGAGAACTTGAACTTGAGCAAAAAGAAGCCAGCAATATGATAAATAAAAAGGACATTACAATATAAGCACAAAATAAGtaaattatttgtttatctGTAAGCTGTTAGCAGAAGCGTTGCATATTACTATTTAGTATGAGTTGTGGGCAATCAATCTTAGATCCCACCCTTAGTTCATCTAttggaaaagaaaattaaacatCCCCTTCATATAATAGTTGGATTATAGTTAGCTGCTAACTCATTATATAAGCAAAAATTAATTTGCAGGAAGAAGTTGGTCATGATTCGCTTAGTAAGAGAACAATTTGACCATAATAATCCCTATAAAATGAGCTGCAAATGCAAACATACCACATCTTCAGGATCATTAGGTTCAATTTGAAGTTTCGCAGGAACAGTCCAGGTCTCGAATTCTTTACTAGCAGATTGGGCAATCTTCCGTTTAAGGGCTTCTTTAGTAGCCACAGCAATCTTTTCAGCTTCCAGCAAAGGGTTTGCAGTGTCTTCTTGGATAGGTCTAACATTATCAGGATCCACCTGGAATCATCAATCAAGAATCCTAAATcttaatcaaatcaaatattttcaactTTCCCACATTCTAAATGGATGAAGGGTGTTTGTGATAAATGAACCAGACAGAGGGTCAGATAGTAGACAGACCGGCTaatccattttaaatttaacaAATTTCATTAGTGTCCTTTCCTATTCCTGCTATATTGCAGGgtttaaacaatttttttttttttttaaattcttttcaATGTTTGAGGAAGATAAGAAGCAAACAGAAATTAGAATTCATAGTTGATTGAGGTCTCCCCCTGTCACCCCTCAAGATAAGCACCATGCAGGAAGGAAGATGAATTATACCTCTTCCTTGTTACCCCATCCATCATAGCAGACATAATACCCATTGGGTGTATGAGCCTCAATGGTTGCGTCATACCTGAAGATTCAATCTAAATCAACCACAAACAAGAGGGAGAAGAGATAAAGAAACTGAAGGATAAAGATATCTCTACTAATTAATACAGACACAAAACCCAGTAAAAACATATATACACTTTAAATACCACTCTCCATCTTCGCTCCAGACTGCTTGGACTTTGATGCCAATAGGAAATTTATTACCATTAATAGCGGTAGTTCTTGGTTTCTGCAAGGGAATGCCAATAAAAGTAGTCACATCAGCATTGCATGTATGGCAGTGACACCCAGAACTCAGATGCATTTAGTAATCATACATAAAGTACACTCAAGTTCATTTTGAAACTTTAATGTGTGTAGTTGAAGTGTTCGGTACGGGGACCACGGGGAATGTGAACCAACATTTAAAAGGGGTGACGCTCAAAACGGATGGCTCAGGCCATCTCTTAATGGGTAGCACACCATGGTTGAACAATAGTAAAGCTGTCATATGAGATCAGCCATCACCTCATTACAACATACAGTGACTTCCATTCTTCAAAGATGTCTAACAATAACAATATCATAATTATGTTCTTAGAAATTTAAATTTAACTTAGAATCAGCCATAActtattttacaaataaaaagaaaaaaaaaatacaatacaaTAAACTAAGTTGGAGTCGGACAAACCATGTTTGTGGGAAAACACATGACTCGATATTAGAATCTTGCAaaatatatagtactccctccgtcccaataataacgTCCCAAAAAAATGGGGCACgtaaattaagaaaatgtagataaagtaagagagagataaagtaaatgaggagagagatagagagagtagtgaaaaagtaagaaagagataaagtaaatgaggagagagataagagagagtagataaagtaaattatttctttttttgggttgtgacattataaatgggacgcccaaaaaggaaatttgGGACGTTataattgggacggagggagtatatcataaTTATGGTCTTCGAAATTTGGATGTAACTTAGAATCAGCCATAACTTATTCTACAAAGAggataaaa comes from Salvia miltiorrhiza cultivar Shanhuang (shh) chromosome 3, IMPLAD_Smil_shh, whole genome shotgun sequence and encodes:
- the LOC131013971 gene encoding uncharacterized protein LOC131013971 isoform X2 → MMTRRIPSFWTWRRNLWSFKELPLTDERCFFPCGLLKVIALTEELLETAKQNDGSSELVTGASGEASPDLQLSGSTFDKPRTTAINGNKFPIGIKVQAVWSEDGEWYDATIEAHTPNGYYVCYDGWGNKEEVDPDNVRPIQEDTANPLLEAEKIAVATKEALKRKIAQSASKEFETWTVPAKLQIEPNDPEDVKAAKRKKIHAFKSKMRMEAKEVTQNKRQNAWQQFQTTKGKAKKVGFFSGRKRESIFKSPDDPFGKVGVTGSGKGLTEFQKREKHLHLKGANMESADE
- the LOC131013971 gene encoding uncharacterized protein LOC131013971 isoform X1 — translated: MEGEKVNIEELTANLSTYEDQLQQVRKLLNDDPKNSEFLDMEKELVEVIALTEELLETAKQNDGSSELVTGASGEASPDLQLSGSTFDKPRTTAINGNKFPIGIKVQAVWSEDGEWYDATIEAHTPNGYYVCYDGWGNKEEVDPDNVRPIQEDTANPLLEAEKIAVATKEALKRKIAQSASKEFETWTVPAKLQIEPNDPEDVKAAKRKKIHAFKSKMRMEAKEVTQNKRQNAWQQFQTTKGKAKKVGFFSGRKRESIFKSPDDPFGKVGVTGSGKGLTEFQKREKHLHLKGANMESADE
- the LOC131013971 gene encoding uncharacterized protein LOC131013971 isoform X3, with the protein product MFFPLWFVKGVLCGDGQPALSREFRLSLWIEVIALTEELLETAKQNDGSSELVTGASGEASPDLQLSGSTFDKPRTTAINGNKFPIGIKVQAVWSEDGEWYDATIEAHTPNGYYVCYDGWGNKEEVDPDNVRPIQEDTANPLLEAEKIAVATKEALKRKIAQSASKEFETWTVPAKLQIEPNDPEDVKAAKRKKIHAFKSKMRMEAKEVTQNKRQNAWQQFQTTKGKAKKVGFFSGRKRESIFKSPDDPFGKVGVTGSGKGLTEFQKREKHLHLKGANMESADE